The Balneolaceae bacterium DNA segment CGGTACCAGCCTGGGTGACGCCACCGATATCAACGGCAAGTACACCATCGCAGGGCTGCAGCCGGGCATCTACGCCCTGCAGGTGTCCTGATGTCACCGCACGCGCGCAAGACCATCACCGGCATCGAGGTGAACGAGGGCGAGGTGACCACGGTCAACGTGGCCCTTCAGCAGAAGACGTTCGGGCTGGAGGAGATCACCGTCACTGCCCGGGCCAACAGCAGCGGCGAGGCGGGCCTGCTCTCCCTGCAGAAGAAAGCCACCGCGGTGCAGGACGGCCTCTCCTCGGAGATGCTCTCGAAGACGGGAGACAGCGACGTGGCCGAGGCCATGAAGCGGGTGACCGGCGTGACCGTGCGCAACGGACAGGACGTATTTGTACGCGGACTCGGCAACCGCTACAGCAACGTGCAGCTCAACGGCGCCCAGGTGCCCTCCACCAATCCCGAACAGGAAGGAGGCTCCCATCGACCTCTTCGGCAGTGGACTCATTGATAACATTGTCGTTCAGAAGACCTACACGCCCGACCAGAGCGCCGAGTTTTCGGGCGGTTCGGTGCAGATCACCACGCGGGAGTTTCCGGATTCGCGCAATCTCACATTCGGCTATTCGACCAGCTACAACACCGTATCCACCTTCGACAACACCCTCTCGGGTCCGGGCAGCTCCACCCGACTTCCTGGGCTTCGACAGCGGCAAGCGCAGCCTGCCCTCCATTTTGAAGAATCAGCGGGTGAGCGACGACATTGCCCCGCAGGTGGCCCAGGCCCTGCACGACGAGTGGAACCTGGGCGAGGGCCGCCACGCCGTGCCCTCGCAGAGCTTCAGCGTGGACTACGCCAACCAGTTCAACGAGGACGCCCTGCCTATCGGCATCGTGAGCAATCTCTCCTACAAGTACAACCGGGATATGCGGCCGGACCAGACCTCGCGCTTCATCCAGTTCTTCAACGAAATGGGACCCGACTACCGTACAAACTACCAGGTGGACGAGGGACGCGAGGAGGCCGATCTCAGCGCCATGATGAACCTCTTTATGAAACCGTCGCCGCGTGACCAAGATCGGGCTGAAGAGCCTCTATTCCAACTCCACCACCAAGAGCAACAAGCTGATCGAGGGACCCTACCAGAACGGCGTGAACCGCCTGACGGTCTGGAATTCGACCGCCGCAACATCTTCTCCACCGCCCTGGAGGTGGATACCTACTTTGAGCATTTTCTCTCCTCGCGCCTGACGGGAAACATCAGCTACAGCCGCGCCCTGCGGCGTGCGACCCGACCGCCGCACCACACGATACAACCTCACCGGTCAAACGTACCGTTTCCGTGCCTACGGCGACAACAACGGGCACTTCTTTTCCGACCAGGAGGACCACAACTACGCCGGGGAGCTGAAGTACCGTCTCAATCCGGCCGATTATGTGGAGGTTTCGGTGGGCCTCAGCGCAACCGTCAAGGACCGCCGATTCACCGCCCGCCGCTTTGCCTACCGCGACAACGTGGCGCCTTTCGTGTCCGAAATGTCCACCCTCTCCCCGGGCGAGGTGCTCGACGACGCCAACGTGGGCAGCGGCGTGCTGGAGCTGGTCGAGTTCACCCAGTTCGGTGTGAGAACAGTCTGACTGGTACTGACGGATTCCAGACCATCTTCGCAGGCTTTGCAAGCACCGGCTGGAACCCTGTTGACCGTCTGAACCTGGAGATCGGCACGGGTGGAACAATCCCGTGCAGACCATCGAGGTGCCCGAGTCGCTCGGCGGCGACTACGTCGAAGGCCGCAGAAG contains these protein-coding regions:
- a CDS encoding TonB-dependent receptor plug domain-containing protein, whose product is MSPHARKTITGIEVNEGEVTTVNVALQQKTFGLEEITVTARANSSGEAGLLSLQKKATAVQDGLSSEMLSKTGDSDVAEAMKRVTGVTVRNGQDVFVRGLGNRYSNVQLNGAQVPSTNPEQEGGSHRPLRQWTH